The window ATTCAGACGCTCTTCCGGCGCGAGTTCCGGGCCTATTTCAATTCGCCCGTGGCTGCGGTGTTTCTCGTGGCCTTCCTGATCCTGGTTGGCTTCTTGACCTTCCGCGTCTCGGAGTTCTACGAGGTTCGCCAGGCATCGCTGGAGCGCTTCTTCAGATGGCATCCCTGGGTCTACCTTTTGTTGGTGCCCGCCTCAACCATGGGACTCTGGGCCGAGGAGCGACGCACCGGCACGTTGGAGCTGCTGCTGACATTCCCGATTACGCTCACCGAGACGCTGATCGGCAAGTTTCTCGCCGCCTGGGCGTTCCTGGCAATCGGATTGGCCTGCACCTTCCCGATCGTCCTCACGGTCGGCTGGCTGGGGTCACCCGATTACGGAGCGATCGCAAGCGGCTATGTGGGCTCGTTCTTGCTCGCTGGCGCCAGCGTCGCCATCGGCGCATTCGCCTCGGCCCTTACCCGCAGCCAGGTCATCAGCTTTGTCACGGCGCTCAGCGCCTGTCTCCTGTTGACGCTCGCCGGGTTCGAGCCGGTAACCGGACTGTTTGTTTCATGGGCGCCGTGGCTGGCCGATGCGATCGCCGCGTGCAGCCTCCTCTATCACTTCAACGCCTTGTGCCGCGGCGTCCTCGACGTCGCCGACATCGCTTACTACCTGAGCGTGATCGTCTTCATGCTCGCCGCCGCGCATCTGGTCATTGAGAACCGCAAGGCATCGTAACCCCTGGGTCCACACCTTCATTGGAGAACTGCCATGAACACCTTTAAACGAATCTCTTCCGGCGTCGCGGGCCTCGCCCTGCTGCTGGTCAGTCTGGGTGCCGCGTGCATGATCATCGCCAATCTGCGCCTCCGCGCGGATCTGACCGAGGAGCGGCTCTTCACCCTCTCCCGCGGCTCGCGCGATCTGGTCTCCACGCTCAACCAAGACGTCACGCTGAAGTTCTACTTCAGCGCATCCTCCCCCTACGTTCCCCACATACTCAAGGGGTATGCGGATCACGTGCAGGACTTCCTGCGGGAATATGAGTTGGCTGGACAGGGTCGGGTCATCATTGAAACCTATGATCCTAAATCCGATTCGGACGAGGAGGAATGGGCCCAGAAATTCGGCGTGGCGCCACAGACGCTTTCGCCTTTTGCGCCGCCGTTCTACTTTGGACTGGTTGCCGTCTGCGGCGGACGCGAGCATGCAATCCCGGCTTTCTCACCCGCCACGGAGCGCACGCTGGAATACGAGGTATCCCGCCTGATCGCCCGGGTCGCCTGGCCGGATAAACCCGTGATCGGCATCATGAGCCCGCTCAACGTTCTGGGTGCCGACAACGACCCGATGCAACGCATGATGGGGCGCAACCGTCAGGCCGAACCCGCTTGGGCCGCCTTTGGCGAACTGCAACGTGATAACACCCTCCGCACAGTCGCCCCCGATGCAGACCGGATTGATGACGATATCACGACTCTGGTGTTGGTCCACCCGAAAAACCTGTCGGACACGACCCTCTTCGCCATCGACCAGTTTGTCCTTCGCGGTGGACGCCTGCTGGCCTGTCTCGATCCCTTCAGCATTCAGGACTTTCGGTCCAGCCAGGCACAGGGTATGATGATGGGCATGCGGGGACCCGGAGGCCCCGGCCCCTCCACGCTGGGCAGACTGCTGGATGCCTGGGGCGTCGGATTCGATCCCACCAGGGTGCTGGCGGACAGGCGCGCCATCACCAAACTGGATGGCGGCAACGGAAGCATCGATGAAAATCCCGTCGTGCTGTCCCTGTCCGCCAAAAACGCCGCTGCGTCCGAT of the Lentisphaerota bacterium genome contains:
- a CDS encoding ABC transporter permease, with amino-acid sequence MSVRNIQTLFRREFRAYFNSPVAAVFLVAFLILVGFLTFRVSEFYEVRQASLERFFRWHPWVYLLLVPASTMGLWAEERRTGTLELLLTFPITLTETLIGKFLAAWAFLAIGLACTFPIVLTVGWLGSPDYGAIASGYVGSFLLAGASVAIGAFASALTRSQVISFVTALSACLLLTLAGFEPVTGLFVSWAPWLADAIAACSLLYHFNALCRGVLDVADIAYYLSVIVFMLAAAHLVIENRKAS